In Drosophila innubila isolate TH190305 chromosome 2R unlocalized genomic scaffold, UK_Dinn_1.0 1_C_2R, whole genome shotgun sequence, the following are encoded in one genomic region:
- the LOC117785080 gene encoding uncharacterized protein LOC117785080 isoform X4, with the protein MKFSIDKRRKGVAAALLLPLLCLCLCLQLKQLGVEAHVALTYPPARGYDLDFLDNARTKAPCGMPKGSIRTSLLSGTQFNVTWHLAYAHRGGFRLQLLDALDRPVLDLTPHVNGSEFVHTDVTAQSYQVTIPKDFECFNCTLRLQRQADEWSTNYRFWSCADVDIKQRKDFKENCSGKGKYFPSRCKCEKNYYGAQCQYRDECTTNADCGVQGKCIDLASTSLPRRQCYCNYGWHGIGCNKRSPYKSTSLDLTSYTKKELSPDYHMYWRLLEEQKEIEIVLKVNSTSWVGLGWRPRGLTPECRNFPLIRDMGDLTTTLESAAPEPKSEPEPKSEPEPKSEPEPKSEPEPKSEPEPKSEPEPKSEPEPKSEPEPKSEPEPKSEPEPKSEPEPKSEPEPSSQLAPEPIAEPSSKTKRVAKHDEEFGNIDGVTSVATSVSYRVSTKSGRSRRQATEPNSTAEPKSEPEPTSEPEATTTSAPEPTSEPEPKSAAEPKSEPEPKSEPEPKSEPEPKSEPEPKSEPEPKSEPEPKSEPEPKSEPEPKSEPEPKSEPEPKSEPEPKSEPEPKSEPEPKSEPEPKSEPEPKSEPEPKSEPEPKSEPEPKSEPEPKSEPEPKSEPEPKSEPEPKSEPEPKSEPAPKKSANLESAEPKYKLNPYTPRHDFSPMDCTDIVIGSARGMASRVGDYYTRDRSTPRNDEVFGGKSDLALGTGFEEDGVTTIIFRKKLVATDPTDHTLDDALTHVIWARGQEPTKYVHVPPSGLETEASTVKDFYQPDELKYHGHQSQRGVTQINFFEKEKAATEVDRNDLSTNVLDNDCYGHWKYPSNCSPQEHTCEYYASWETVGRGDDIHWHIETSNTQTWTGIGFSDDQRMSQTDAIIGWVDGRSGRPFLMDTWVLGYAPPKLDDSQDITNASGRIEKGVTILEFNRKRISNDEHDLSFTDDHCLYLFFPVLGGAFNVVNKKIRKHEQVPPISPQRVCIKSCGKELESVFVGTSTPAPSRLVYSVGVKLMNLAESFEAPKPGTLEFNNLAVTISDSFNGILSLIPGYYKTEIIGFEKEGTSMVAKVQAMFDKADVEKEHTLDTNNIEKSSEAAIQKNAEVIKAALQDQLATGKVGSLTVDPQYLDFEALEFKSAEEPSAKDTLLSFFDLSETRLYIVLGLIAALVLIALIQACCTIFKTSRKSKNTKLVYVIPDEWRIYQQRQHQRYYQPSSDL; encoded by the exons GTTCCATACGCACCTCTTTGTTGTCTGGGACACAGTTTAATGTTACCTGGCATTTGGCCTATGCGCACAGG GGCGGCTTCCGCTTGCAATTACTGGATGCACTCGATAGACCCGTACTGGATCTAACACCCCATGTCAATGGCTCGGAGTTTGTGCACACGGATGTTAC GGCTCAGTCGTATCAGGTGACAATTCCCAAGGATTTCGAATGCTTCAATTGCACATTGCGGCTGCAACGTCAGGCTGATGAATGGTCGACCAACTATCGTTTCTGGTCCTGTGCCGACGTGGATATCAAGCAGCGCAAGGACTTCAAGGAGAACTGCTCCGGCAAGGGAAAATACTTTCCCTCACGCTGCAAGTGCGAAAAGAACTACTATGGAGCCCAGTGTCAGTATCGGGACGAGTGCACCACCAATGCCGACTGCGGTGTCCAGGGCAAGTGCATCGATCTTGCGAGCACCTCGCTGCCCCGTCGACAATGCTACTGCAACTACGGTTGGCATGGAATTGGCTGCAACAAGAGATCCCCCTACAAATCCACCAGCTTGGATCTCACTTCCTATACGAAGAAGGAGCTGTCACCCGATTATCACATGTACTGGCGACTGCTGGAGGAGCAGAAGGAAATTGAGATCGTTCTCAAGGTTAATAGCACCTCTTGGGTGGGCTTGGGTTGGCGGCCACGTGGCTTGACGCCGGAGTGCAGGAATTTCCCGCTAATCCGAGACATGGGAGATTTGACGACAACCCTCGAAAGCGCGGCACCTGAACCCAAGAGCGAACCAGAGCCGAAGAGCGAACCTGAACCCAAGAGCGAACCTGAACCCAAGAGCGAACCTGAACCCAAGAGTGAACCAGAACCGAAGAGCGAACCTGAACCCAAGAGCGAGCCTGAACCCAAGAGCGAACCTGAACCCAAGAGCGAGCCTGAACCCAAGAGCGAGCCTGAACCCAAGAGCGAACCTGAACCCAAGAGCGAACCAGAACCCAGCTCACAGTTAGCACCTGAACCAATTGCCGAGCCGAGCTCCAAGACAAAGCGCGTCGCTAAGCATGATGAGGAGTTTGGCAACATTGATGGTGTCACCTCGGTGGCCACAAGTGTCTCCTATCGCGTCAGCACCAAATCCGGACGCAGCCGCCGTCAAGCGACAG agCCTAATAGCACAGCGGAACCAAAGAGCGAACCGGAGCCAACAAGTGAACCGGAAGCTACGACAACGAGTGCGCCGGAGCCAACGAGCGAGCCAGAGCCAAAAAGTGCTGCGGAACCAAAGAGCGAACCAGAACCAAAAAGTGAACCGGAGCCGAAGAGTGAACCAGAACCCAAGAGTGAGCCGGAACCCAAGAGTGAGCCGGAACCCAAGAGTGAACCAGAGCCGAAGAGTGAGCCTGAGCCTAAGAGTGAGCCTGAGCCTAAGAGTGAACCAGAACCTAAGAGTGAACCAGAACCCAAGAGCGAACCTGAACCCAAGAGTGAGCCGGAGCCCAAGAGTGAACCGGAACCTAAAAGTGAACCCGAACCCAAGTCAGAACCAGAACCCAAGAGTGAACCCGAACCCAAGAGTGAACCGGAACCTAAAAGTGAACCCGAACCCAAGAGCGAACCAGAACCTAAGAGCGAACCAGAACCTAAGAGCGAACCAGAGCCCAAGAGTGAGCCGGAACCCAAAAGTGAACCGGAACCTAAAAGTGAACCGGCGCCCAAAAAGTCAGCAAATCTTGAGTCAGCAG AACCCAAGTACAAACTTAATCCGTATACACCTCGACATGACTTTAGTCCCATGGACTGCACGGATATTGTCATTGGCTCGGCACGTGGCATGGCCAGTCGTGTGGGAGATTATTATACTCGGGATCGTTCCACACCACGTAACGATGAGGTTTTCGGCGGCAAATCCGACCTGGCTTTGGGCACCGGCTTCGAGGAGGATGGTGTGACCACCATCATATTCCGCAAAAAATTGGTGGCTACAGATCCAACCGATCACACCTTGGACGATGCACTGACTCATGTGATCTGGGCAAGGGGTCAGGAGCCGACAAAGTATGTCCATGTGCCACCTTCTGGTCTGGAAACGGAAGCCTCAACCGTTAAGGATTTCTATCAGCCGGATGAGCTCAAATATCATGGACATCAATCGCAACGCGGTGTTACTCAAATCAATTTCTTTG aaaaagagaaagcCGCCACTGAAGTCGATCGCAATGATCTGAGCACAAATGTGCTGGACAATGACTGCTATGGACACTGGAAATATCCGTCGAATTGCTCGCCACAGGAGCACACTTGCGAGTACTACGCCTCCTGGGAGACCGTAGGACGGGGCGACGATATCCATTGGCACATCGAGACGTCAAACACACAAACCTGGACGGGCATTGGCTTCAGTGATGATCAGCGCATGTCACAGACAGATGCGATTATCGGCTGGGTGGATGGACGCAGTGGTCGTCCCTTCCTGATGGACACCTGGGTGCTGGGCTATGCTCCACCCAAGCTGGACGATAGCCAGGACATAACAAATGCATCTGGTCGCATTGAAAAGGGTGTAACCATCTTGGAGTTCAATCGCAAGCGGATTAGCAACGACGAACATGATCTCTCCTTCACGGATGATCATTGCCTTTATCTGTTCTTCCCCGTTCTGGGCGGTGCCTTCAATGTGGTTAACAAGAAGATACGCAAGCATGAGCAAGTGCCACCGATTTCACCACAACGCGTTTGCATCAAGTCCTGCGGCAAAG AATTGGAGTCCGTATTTGTGGGCACGAGTACACCAGCACCTAGTCGCTTAGTATATTCCGTCGGCGTGAAACTGATGAACTTGGCGGAATCCTTTGAGGCGCCCAAACCCGGCACTCTGGAGTTCAACAATCTGGCAGTTACCATCTCGGACTCCTTCAATGGCATACTCTCGCTCATTCCCGGTTATTATAAAACCGAAATTATTGGATTTGAAAA AGAGGGCACCTCAATGGTAGCCAAGGTGCAAGCGATGTTCGATAAGGCTGATGTGGAAAAGGAGCATACGCTGGATACGAATAACATCGAGAAGAGCAGCGAGGCGGCCATACAGAAGAATGCAGAAGTAATTAAAGCAGCGCTACAGGATCAATTAGCCACCGGCAAGGTGGGATCCCTGACTGTGGATCCACAGTATTTGGACTTTGAAGCCCTGGAGT TTAAGAGTGCTGAGGAGCCAAGTGCCAAGGACACGTTGCTCTCCTTCTTCGATCTGTCCGAGACACGTTTGTATATTGTCCTAGGTCTGATTGCAGCCCTGGTCCTGATCGCACTGATCCAAGCGTGTTGCACGATATTCAAAACGTCGCGCAAGAGCAAAAACACAAAg cTGGTTTACGTAATACCCGACGAATGGCGCATATATCAACAGCGACAGCATCAGCGATACTATCAGCCCTCTAGCGATCTATAA
- the LOC117785080 gene encoding uncharacterized protein LOC117785080 isoform X3 has product MKFSIDKRRKGVAAALLLPLLCLCLCLQLKQLGVEAHVALTYPPARGYDLDFLDNARTKAPCGMPKGSIRTSLLSGTQFNVTWHLAYAHRGGFRLQLLDALDRPVLDLTPHVNGSEFVHTDVTPLITHRAQSYQVTIPKDFECFNCTLRLQRQADEWSTNYRFWSCADVDIKQRKDFKENCSGKGKYFPSRCKCEKNYYGAQCQYRDECTTNADCGVQGKCIDLASTSLPRRQCYCNYGWHGIGCNKRSPYKSTSLDLTSYTKKELSPDYHMYWRLLEEQKEIEIVLKVNSTSWVGLGWRPRGLTPECRNFPLIRDMGDLTTTLESAAPEPKSEPEPKSEPEPKSEPEPKSEPEPKSEPEPKSEPEPKSEPEPKSEPEPKSEPEPKSEPEPKSEPEPKSEPEPSSQLAPEPIAEPSSKTKRVAKHDEEFGNIDGVTSVATSVSYRVSTKSGRSRRQATEPNSTAEPKSEPEPTSEPEATTTSAPEPTSEPEPKSAAEPKSEPEPKSEPEPKSEPEPKSEPEPKSEPEPKSEPEPKSEPEPKSEPEPKSEPEPKSEPEPKSEPEPKSEPEPKSEPEPKSEPEPKSEPEPKSEPEPKSEPEPKSEPEPKSEPEPKSEPEPKSEPEPKSEPEPKSEPEPKSEPAPKKSANLESAEPKYKLNPYTPRHDFSPMDCTDIVIGSARGMASRVGDYYTRDRSTPRNDEVFGGKSDLALGTGFEEDGVTTIIFRKKLVATDPTDHTLDDALTHVIWARGQEPTKYVHVPPSGLETEASTVKDFYQPDELKYHGHQSQRGVTQINFFEKEKAATEVDRNDLSTNVLDNDCYGHWKYPSNCSPQEHTCEYYASWETVGRGDDIHWHIETSNTQTWTGIGFSDDQRMSQTDAIIGWVDGRSGRPFLMDTWVLGYAPPKLDDSQDITNASGRIEKGVTILEFNRKRISNDEHDLSFTDDHCLYLFFPVLGGAFNVVNKKIRKHEQVPPISPQRVCIKSCGKELESVFVGTSTPAPSRLVYSVGVKLMNLAESFEAPKPGTLEFNNLAVTISDSFNGILSLIPGYYKTEIIGFEKEGTSMVAKVQAMFDKADVEKEHTLDTNNIEKSSEAAIQKNAEVIKAALQDQLATGKVGSLTVDPQYLDFEALEFKSAEEPSAKDTLLSFFDLSETRLYIVLGLIAALVLIALIQACCTIFKTSRKSKNTKLVYVIPDEWRIYQQRQHQRYYQPSSDL; this is encoded by the exons GTTCCATACGCACCTCTTTGTTGTCTGGGACACAGTTTAATGTTACCTGGCATTTGGCCTATGCGCACAGG GGCGGCTTCCGCTTGCAATTACTGGATGCACTCGATAGACCCGTACTGGATCTAACACCCCATGTCAATGGCTCGGAGTTTGTGCACACGGATGTTAC ACCCCTCATCACCCACAGGGCTCAGTCGTATCAGGTGACAATTCCCAAGGATTTCGAATGCTTCAATTGCACATTGCGGCTGCAACGTCAGGCTGATGAATGGTCGACCAACTATCGTTTCTGGTCCTGTGCCGACGTGGATATCAAGCAGCGCAAGGACTTCAAGGAGAACTGCTCCGGCAAGGGAAAATACTTTCCCTCACGCTGCAAGTGCGAAAAGAACTACTATGGAGCCCAGTGTCAGTATCGGGACGAGTGCACCACCAATGCCGACTGCGGTGTCCAGGGCAAGTGCATCGATCTTGCGAGCACCTCGCTGCCCCGTCGACAATGCTACTGCAACTACGGTTGGCATGGAATTGGCTGCAACAAGAGATCCCCCTACAAATCCACCAGCTTGGATCTCACTTCCTATACGAAGAAGGAGCTGTCACCCGATTATCACATGTACTGGCGACTGCTGGAGGAGCAGAAGGAAATTGAGATCGTTCTCAAGGTTAATAGCACCTCTTGGGTGGGCTTGGGTTGGCGGCCACGTGGCTTGACGCCGGAGTGCAGGAATTTCCCGCTAATCCGAGACATGGGAGATTTGACGACAACCCTCGAAAGCGCGGCACCTGAACCCAAGAGCGAACCAGAGCCGAAGAGCGAACCTGAACCCAAGAGCGAACCTGAACCCAAGAGCGAACCTGAACCCAAGAGTGAACCAGAACCGAAGAGCGAACCTGAACCCAAGAGCGAGCCTGAACCCAAGAGCGAACCTGAACCCAAGAGCGAGCCTGAACCCAAGAGCGAGCCTGAACCCAAGAGCGAACCTGAACCCAAGAGCGAACCAGAACCCAGCTCACAGTTAGCACCTGAACCAATTGCCGAGCCGAGCTCCAAGACAAAGCGCGTCGCTAAGCATGATGAGGAGTTTGGCAACATTGATGGTGTCACCTCGGTGGCCACAAGTGTCTCCTATCGCGTCAGCACCAAATCCGGACGCAGCCGCCGTCAAGCGACAG agCCTAATAGCACAGCGGAACCAAAGAGCGAACCGGAGCCAACAAGTGAACCGGAAGCTACGACAACGAGTGCGCCGGAGCCAACGAGCGAGCCAGAGCCAAAAAGTGCTGCGGAACCAAAGAGCGAACCAGAACCAAAAAGTGAACCGGAGCCGAAGAGTGAACCAGAACCCAAGAGTGAGCCGGAACCCAAGAGTGAGCCGGAACCCAAGAGTGAACCAGAGCCGAAGAGTGAGCCTGAGCCTAAGAGTGAGCCTGAGCCTAAGAGTGAACCAGAACCTAAGAGTGAACCAGAACCCAAGAGCGAACCTGAACCCAAGAGTGAGCCGGAGCCCAAGAGTGAACCGGAACCTAAAAGTGAACCCGAACCCAAGTCAGAACCAGAACCCAAGAGTGAACCCGAACCCAAGAGTGAACCGGAACCTAAAAGTGAACCCGAACCCAAGAGCGAACCAGAACCTAAGAGCGAACCAGAACCTAAGAGCGAACCAGAGCCCAAGAGTGAGCCGGAACCCAAAAGTGAACCGGAACCTAAAAGTGAACCGGCGCCCAAAAAGTCAGCAAATCTTGAGTCAGCAG AACCCAAGTACAAACTTAATCCGTATACACCTCGACATGACTTTAGTCCCATGGACTGCACGGATATTGTCATTGGCTCGGCACGTGGCATGGCCAGTCGTGTGGGAGATTATTATACTCGGGATCGTTCCACACCACGTAACGATGAGGTTTTCGGCGGCAAATCCGACCTGGCTTTGGGCACCGGCTTCGAGGAGGATGGTGTGACCACCATCATATTCCGCAAAAAATTGGTGGCTACAGATCCAACCGATCACACCTTGGACGATGCACTGACTCATGTGATCTGGGCAAGGGGTCAGGAGCCGACAAAGTATGTCCATGTGCCACCTTCTGGTCTGGAAACGGAAGCCTCAACCGTTAAGGATTTCTATCAGCCGGATGAGCTCAAATATCATGGACATCAATCGCAACGCGGTGTTACTCAAATCAATTTCTTTG aaaaagagaaagcCGCCACTGAAGTCGATCGCAATGATCTGAGCACAAATGTGCTGGACAATGACTGCTATGGACACTGGAAATATCCGTCGAATTGCTCGCCACAGGAGCACACTTGCGAGTACTACGCCTCCTGGGAGACCGTAGGACGGGGCGACGATATCCATTGGCACATCGAGACGTCAAACACACAAACCTGGACGGGCATTGGCTTCAGTGATGATCAGCGCATGTCACAGACAGATGCGATTATCGGCTGGGTGGATGGACGCAGTGGTCGTCCCTTCCTGATGGACACCTGGGTGCTGGGCTATGCTCCACCCAAGCTGGACGATAGCCAGGACATAACAAATGCATCTGGTCGCATTGAAAAGGGTGTAACCATCTTGGAGTTCAATCGCAAGCGGATTAGCAACGACGAACATGATCTCTCCTTCACGGATGATCATTGCCTTTATCTGTTCTTCCCCGTTCTGGGCGGTGCCTTCAATGTGGTTAACAAGAAGATACGCAAGCATGAGCAAGTGCCACCGATTTCACCACAACGCGTTTGCATCAAGTCCTGCGGCAAAG AATTGGAGTCCGTATTTGTGGGCACGAGTACACCAGCACCTAGTCGCTTAGTATATTCCGTCGGCGTGAAACTGATGAACTTGGCGGAATCCTTTGAGGCGCCCAAACCCGGCACTCTGGAGTTCAACAATCTGGCAGTTACCATCTCGGACTCCTTCAATGGCATACTCTCGCTCATTCCCGGTTATTATAAAACCGAAATTATTGGATTTGAAAA AGAGGGCACCTCAATGGTAGCCAAGGTGCAAGCGATGTTCGATAAGGCTGATGTGGAAAAGGAGCATACGCTGGATACGAATAACATCGAGAAGAGCAGCGAGGCGGCCATACAGAAGAATGCAGAAGTAATTAAAGCAGCGCTACAGGATCAATTAGCCACCGGCAAGGTGGGATCCCTGACTGTGGATCCACAGTATTTGGACTTTGAAGCCCTGGAGT TTAAGAGTGCTGAGGAGCCAAGTGCCAAGGACACGTTGCTCTCCTTCTTCGATCTGTCCGAGACACGTTTGTATATTGTCCTAGGTCTGATTGCAGCCCTGGTCCTGATCGCACTGATCCAAGCGTGTTGCACGATATTCAAAACGTCGCGCAAGAGCAAAAACACAAAg cTGGTTTACGTAATACCCGACGAATGGCGCATATATCAACAGCGACAGCATCAGCGATACTATCAGCCCTCTAGCGATCTATAA